In Serratia sp. FDAARGOS_506, a genomic segment contains:
- the recG gene encoding ATP-dependent DNA helicase RecG, translating into MKGRLLDAVPLTTLSGVGASQAGKLAKLGLDTIQDLLLHLPLRYEDRTRLYPINDLLPGIYATVEGEVLRSDISFGRRRMLTCQISDGTGILTMRFFNFNAAMKNSLATGRRVTAYGEIKRGNHGAEIIHPEYRIQGETSEVELQESLTPVYPTTEGVRQATLRKLTDQALELLDTCAIAELLPPELSGGLMSLPQALHTLHRPPPDIQLADLELGKHPAQKRLILEELLAHNLSMLAVRAGAQSYRAQPLLPDDRLKNRFLAQLPFSPTGAQTRVVADIEADMQKDFPMMRLVQGDVGSGKTLVAALAALRAIAHGKQVALMAPTELLAEQHANNFRQWFEPLGLEVGWLAGKQKGKARIAQQEAIASGQVSMVVGTHAIFQEQVQFNGLALVIIDEQHRFGVHQRLALWEKGEEQGFHAHQLIMTATPIPRTLAMTAYADLDTSVIDELPPGRTPVTTVAIPDTRRADIIQRVKSACLEEGRQAYWVCTLIEESELLEAQAAEATWEELKAALPELKVALVHGRMKAQEKQAVMQAFKQGELQLLVATTVIEVGVDVPNASLMIIENPERLGLAQLHQLRGRVGRGAVASHCVLLYKTPLSKTAQTRLQVLRDSNDGFVIAQRDLEIRGPGELLGTRQTGSAEFKVADLLRDQAMIPEVQRVARHLHQHYPEHAQALIERWLPEKARYSNA; encoded by the coding sequence ATGAAAGGCCGCCTGCTGGATGCTGTCCCACTCACCACGCTTTCCGGGGTTGGCGCCAGCCAGGCGGGCAAACTGGCCAAGCTTGGCCTCGACACCATTCAGGATCTGCTGCTGCATCTGCCGCTGCGCTACGAAGACCGCACCCGCCTCTACCCGATCAACGATCTGCTGCCGGGCATCTACGCCACGGTAGAAGGGGAAGTGCTGCGCAGCGACATCAGCTTCGGCCGTCGCCGCATGCTGACCTGCCAGATCAGCGACGGCACCGGCATCCTCACCATGCGGTTCTTCAACTTCAACGCCGCAATGAAGAACAGCCTGGCCACCGGCCGCCGCGTGACCGCCTACGGCGAGATCAAACGCGGCAACCACGGCGCGGAGATCATTCATCCGGAATACCGCATTCAGGGCGAAACCAGCGAGGTTGAGCTGCAGGAGTCGCTGACGCCGGTCTACCCCACCACCGAAGGGGTTCGGCAAGCCACGCTGCGCAAACTGACTGACCAGGCGCTGGAGCTGCTGGATACCTGCGCCATCGCCGAACTGCTGCCGCCGGAGCTGAGCGGCGGCCTGATGAGCCTGCCGCAGGCGCTGCACACCCTGCATCGCCCGCCGCCGGACATCCAGCTGGCGGATCTGGAGCTGGGCAAACACCCGGCGCAAAAACGCCTGATCCTCGAAGAACTGCTGGCGCATAACCTCAGCATGCTGGCAGTGCGCGCCGGCGCCCAAAGTTACCGGGCGCAGCCGCTGCTGCCGGACGATCGGCTGAAAAACCGTTTTCTCGCCCAGCTGCCGTTCTCGCCGACCGGCGCGCAGACGCGCGTGGTGGCCGACATCGAAGCCGATATGCAAAAAGACTTCCCGATGATGCGGCTGGTGCAGGGCGACGTCGGTTCCGGCAAAACGCTGGTGGCGGCGCTGGCGGCGCTGCGCGCTATCGCGCACGGCAAGCAGGTGGCGCTGATGGCACCGACCGAGCTGCTGGCCGAGCAGCACGCCAACAATTTCCGTCAGTGGTTCGAGCCGCTGGGGCTGGAAGTCGGCTGGCTGGCTGGCAAACAGAAAGGCAAAGCGCGCATCGCGCAGCAGGAAGCCATCGCCAGCGGCCAGGTATCAATGGTGGTCGGCACCCACGCCATCTTCCAGGAGCAGGTGCAGTTCAACGGCCTGGCTCTGGTGATCATCGATGAGCAGCACCGCTTCGGGGTGCATCAGCGGCTGGCGCTGTGGGAGAAAGGTGAAGAACAAGGCTTCCACGCCCATCAGCTGATCATGACCGCCACGCCGATCCCACGCACGCTGGCGATGACCGCCTATGCCGATCTCGATACCTCGGTCATTGACGAGCTGCCGCCGGGCCGCACGCCGGTGACCACCGTCGCTATCCCCGATACCCGTCGCGCCGACATCATTCAACGGGTGAAAAGCGCCTGTCTGGAAGAGGGACGGCAGGCTTACTGGGTGTGCACGCTGATCGAAGAGTCCGAGCTGCTGGAGGCGCAGGCGGCGGAAGCCACCTGGGAAGAATTGAAAGCCGCGCTGCCGGAGCTGAAGGTGGCGCTGGTGCACGGCCGCATGAAAGCGCAGGAAAAGCAGGCGGTGATGCAGGCGTTTAAACAGGGCGAGCTGCAGCTGTTGGTCGCCACCACGGTGATCGAGGTCGGCGTCGACGTGCCGAACGCCAGCCTGATGATCATCGAAAACCCGGAACGGCTGGGCCTGGCGCAGCTGCACCAGCTGCGCGGCCGCGTAGGGCGCGGCGCGGTGGCCTCACACTGCGTGCTGCTGTACAAAACGCCGCTGAGCAAGACTGCGCAAACGCGCCTGCAGGTGCTGCGCGACAGCAACGATGGCTTCGTCATCGCGCAGCGCGATCTGGAGATCCGCGGCCCGGGCGAGCTGCTGGGCACCCGCCAGACCGGCAGCGCCGAATTCAAGGTGGCGGATCTGCTGCGCGATCAGGCGATGATCCCCGAAGTGCAGCGCGTCGCTCGCCATCTCCATCAGCACTATCCGGAGCACGCCCAGGCGTTGATCGAACGCTGGCTGCCGGAGAAAGCGCGTTATTCCAACGCATAA
- the fabY gene encoding fatty acid biosynthesis protein FabY, with protein MYHLRVPVTEQELKEYYQFRWEMLRKPLHQPVGSEKDAYDAMAHHQMVVDEAGKIVAIGRLYINADNEAAIRFLAVDPTLQDKGLGTLVAITLESVARQEGVKRVVCSAREDAVDFFAKLGFVNQGEITAPQTTPIRHFLMIKPVATLDDILHRPDWCGQLQQAWYEHIPLSEKMGVRISQYTGQRFVTTMPEIGNQNPHHTLFAGSLFSLATLTAWGLIWLLLRERHLGGTIILADAHIRYSKPITGRPRAVADLGSLSGDLARLARGRRARVHAEVHLFGDEDKGAVFEGTYMVLPAEPDVPLDQGGSEALEE; from the coding sequence ATGTATCACCTACGAGTACCCGTAACAGAGCAAGAACTGAAGGAGTATTACCAGTTTCGCTGGGAAATGCTGCGCAAGCCGCTGCACCAGCCGGTGGGTTCGGAAAAGGATGCCTATGACGCCATGGCCCATCACCAAATGGTGGTGGACGAGGCCGGTAAAATCGTCGCCATCGGGCGGCTGTACATCAATGCCGACAACGAGGCGGCGATCCGTTTTCTGGCGGTAGACCCGACGCTGCAGGATAAAGGGCTGGGGACGCTGGTGGCGATAACGCTGGAGTCCGTTGCGCGGCAGGAAGGCGTGAAGCGAGTGGTGTGTAGCGCCCGTGAGGACGCGGTGGATTTCTTCGCCAAGTTGGGATTCGTCAATCAGGGGGAGATCACCGCGCCGCAGACCACTCCGATCCGCCATTTTTTGATGATCAAACCGGTAGCGACGCTGGACGATATCCTGCATCGCCCCGACTGGTGCGGCCAATTGCAGCAGGCCTGGTATGAGCATATCCCCCTGAGCGAAAAGATGGGCGTGCGCATCAGCCAATACACCGGCCAGCGCTTCGTTACCACCATGCCGGAAATCGGCAACCAGAATCCACACCATACGCTGTTTGCCGGCAGTCTGTTCTCGCTGGCGACGCTGACCGCCTGGGGGCTGATTTGGCTGCTGCTGCGCGAGCGCCATCTCGGCGGCACCATCATTCTGGCGGACGCGCATATTCGCTACAGCAAACCGATTACCGGCAGACCGCGGGCAGTGGCGGATCTCGGCTCGTTGAGCGGCGATTTGGCGCGTCTGGCGCGCGGCCGCCGCGCGCGCGTACACGCTGAAGTGCATCTGTTCGGCGACGAGGACAAAGGCGCAGTGTTCGAAGGCACCTACATGGTGTTGCCGGCCGAGCCGGATGTACCGCTGGACCAGGGTGGCTCTGAAGCGCTGGAGGAGTAG
- the yihX gene encoding glucose-1-phosphatase — MLYIFDLGNVIVDIDFKRVLGVWSNLSGTPLAVLSDRFAMGEVFQQHERGEISDEDFAGKLCDEMGIALSFEQFATGWQAVFVALRPEVIDIMQRLRNEGHRVVVLSNTNRLHCNYWPQHYPEVAAAADHLYLSQDLGMRKPEADIYQHVLAAENTAAADAVFFDDHPANVLAAQALGIKTVHVTDRDVVPAYFAQ, encoded by the coding sequence ATGCTGTATATCTTTGATTTAGGTAATGTGATCGTCGATATCGATTTCAAGCGTGTGCTGGGCGTGTGGAGCAATTTGAGCGGCACGCCGTTGGCGGTGCTGTCCGATCGTTTCGCCATGGGTGAGGTGTTCCAGCAACATGAACGCGGTGAAATCAGCGACGAAGACTTCGCCGGCAAACTGTGCGATGAAATGGGCATTGCGCTCAGCTTCGAGCAATTCGCCACCGGCTGGCAGGCGGTATTCGTCGCGCTGCGCCCGGAAGTGATCGACATCATGCAGCGCCTGCGCAACGAAGGTCACCGGGTGGTGGTGCTGTCGAACACCAACCGTCTGCACTGCAATTACTGGCCGCAGCATTACCCTGAAGTGGCCGCCGCCGCCGATCATCTCTATCTGTCGCAAGATCTCGGCATGCGCAAGCCGGAGGCCGATATCTATCAACATGTGCTGGCCGCAGAAAACACCGCCGCCGCCGACGCGGTGTTCTTCGACGATCACCCGGCGAACGTTCTGGCCGCGCAGGCGCTGGGGATCAAGACGGTGCACGTCACCGATCGCGACGTGGTGCCGGCCTATTTTGCCCAATGA
- the trmH gene encoding tRNA (guanosine(18)-2'-O)-methyltransferase TrmH has translation MSPERYARICEMLATRQPDLTVCLEQVHKPHNVSAIIRTADAVGVHQVHAVWPTTRMRTLVSSAAGSNSWVSVKTHRSIGDAVSHLKAQGMQILATNLSARAVDFREVDYTRPTCVLLGQEKTGITEEALALADQDIVIPMIGMVQSLNVSVASALILYEAQRQRQNAGLYRRDNSMLDEEEQQRLLFEGGYPVLANVAKRKGLPRPLIDEQGQVVASAEWWAAMQATVRK, from the coding sequence ATGAGTCCTGAACGCTATGCGCGGATTTGTGAAATGCTCGCGACCCGGCAGCCGGATTTGACGGTCTGCCTGGAGCAAGTGCACAAGCCGCATAACGTCTCCGCCATTATTCGCACCGCCGACGCCGTCGGCGTGCATCAGGTTCATGCCGTGTGGCCCACCACCCGCATGCGCACCCTGGTTTCCTCCGCCGCCGGCAGTAACAGCTGGGTCAGCGTCAAAACCCATCGCTCCATCGGCGACGCTGTCAGTCATCTGAAAGCGCAGGGCATGCAAATTCTGGCCACCAATCTGTCTGCGCGCGCGGTCGATTTCCGCGAAGTGGACTATACCCGGCCCACCTGCGTGCTGCTCGGCCAGGAAAAAACCGGCATCACCGAAGAAGCGCTGGCGCTCGCCGATCAAGACATCGTCATTCCGATGATCGGCATGGTGCAATCGCTCAACGTCTCCGTGGCTTCGGCACTGATCCTGTATGAAGCGCAGCGCCAGCGGCAGAACGCCGGATTGTATCGCCGCGACAACAGCATGTTGGATGAAGAAGAGCAGCAGCGTCTGCTGTTCGAAGGCGGCTATCCGGTGCTGGCCAACGTGGCCAAGCGCAAAGGGCTGCCACGCCCGCTGATTGACGAGCAAGGCCAGGTGGTCGCCAGCGCCGAGTGGTGGGCGGCCATGCAGGCGACGGTGCGCAAATGA
- a CDS encoding virulence factor BrkB family protein, translating to MSFFRRKKLPSAIKPGVTFGRLLYQRIDHDGLTMLAGHLAYVSLLSLVPLVTVVFALFAAFPMFSDISEQLKSFIFSNFVPAAGNVIQNYLEQFVANSNKMTAVGTCGLIVTALLLISSVDSVLNTIWRSKNKRPIVFSFAVYWMVLTLGPLLVGASMAISSYLLSLNWLAQTGVNGLVDQVLRIFPLILSCISFWLLYCIVPTVRVPPKDALIGAVVAGLLFELGKKGFALYVTMFPSYQLIYGVLAVIPILFLWVYWSWCIVLLGAEITVTIGEYRDYRRQKAEQQEQKSEGQQE from the coding sequence ATGTCGTTTTTCCGCCGCAAGAAGCTGCCCTCTGCGATTAAACCCGGCGTTACCTTCGGACGGTTGCTGTACCAGCGTATCGATCACGATGGCCTGACGATGTTGGCGGGCCATCTCGCCTATGTTTCCCTGCTGTCGCTGGTGCCGCTGGTCACCGTGGTGTTTGCCCTGTTCGCCGCTTTCCCGATGTTTTCCGACATTAGCGAACAGCTGAAGAGCTTTATCTTTTCCAATTTCGTGCCGGCCGCCGGCAACGTTATACAGAACTACCTGGAACAGTTCGTCGCCAACTCCAACAAGATGACCGCCGTCGGCACCTGCGGGCTGATCGTCACCGCGCTGCTGTTGATCTCTTCGGTGGACAGCGTGCTGAACACCATCTGGCGCAGCAAAAACAAGCGGCCGATCGTCTTCTCCTTCGCCGTATACTGGATGGTGCTGACGCTGGGGCCGCTGCTGGTGGGCGCCAGCATGGCCATCAGTTCCTATCTGCTGTCGCTGAACTGGCTGGCGCAGACCGGCGTCAACGGCCTGGTGGATCAGGTGCTGCGCATCTTCCCGCTGATTTTGTCGTGCATCTCCTTCTGGCTGCTGTATTGCATCGTGCCGACGGTGCGCGTGCCACCCAAAGACGCGCTGATTGGCGCGGTGGTGGCCGGATTGCTGTTCGAACTGGGCAAGAAGGGCTTTGCGCTGTATGTCACCATGTTTCCCTCCTATCAGCTGATTTACGGCGTGTTGGCGGTGATCCCGATTTTATTCCTGTGGGTCTACTGGAGCTGGTGTATCGTGTTACTCGGCGCGGAAATCACCGTGACCATCGGCGAATACCGCGACTACCGCCGGCAGAAGGCGGAGCAACAGGAACAAAAATCAGAAGGGCAGCAGGAATGA
- the gltS gene encoding sodium/glutamate symporter, producing the protein MFHLDTYGTLVAATLVLLLGGKCVRTIPLLRKYTIPAPVAGGLLVALLLLALKKLVNWEISFDMSLKDPLMLAFFATIGLNANLARLRAGGKVLVVFLFVVLGLLIVQNAIGIGMAKMLGLDPLMGLIAGSITLSGGHGTGAAWSKLFIERYGFENATEVAMACATFGLVLGGLIGGPVARYLVKHSSTPEGTPEDSVQPSGFEKPESGRLITSLVMIETIAMIAICLSLGQLIAGLLSGTVFELPNFVCVLFVGVILSNTLAFTGFYTVFERAVSVLGNVSLSLFLAMALMSLRLWELASLALPMLAILAVQTLVMALYAIFVTYRVMGKNYDAAVLAAGHCGFGMGATPTAIANMQAITDRFGPSHVAFLVVPMVGAFFIDIANAIVIKLYLLLPVFPAVG; encoded by the coding sequence ATGTTTCATCTTGATACTTATGGCACGTTGGTCGCGGCGACGCTGGTTTTGCTCCTCGGGGGCAAGTGCGTCAGAACCATTCCCCTGCTGCGAAAATATACCATCCCTGCTCCCGTCGCCGGCGGTTTGCTGGTGGCCCTCCTGCTGTTAGCCCTGAAAAAGCTCGTCAACTGGGAAATCAGTTTTGACATGTCGCTGAAGGACCCGCTGATGCTGGCCTTCTTCGCTACCATTGGCCTGAACGCCAATCTGGCGCGTTTGCGCGCCGGCGGCAAGGTGCTGGTGGTGTTCCTGTTCGTGGTGCTGGGGTTGCTTATCGTGCAGAACGCCATCGGCATCGGGATGGCGAAAATGCTGGGGCTGGATCCGTTGATGGGCTTGATCGCCGGGTCGATCACCCTGTCGGGTGGCCACGGCACCGGGGCCGCCTGGAGCAAGCTGTTCATCGAGCGCTACGGTTTCGAGAACGCCACGGAAGTCGCCATGGCCTGCGCCACCTTCGGCCTGGTGCTGGGCGGCCTGATCGGCGGCCCGGTGGCACGCTATCTGGTTAAACACTCCTCCACGCCGGAAGGCACGCCGGAAGACAGCGTGCAGCCGAGCGGTTTTGAGAAGCCGGAAAGCGGCCGCCTGATCACCTCGCTGGTGATGATCGAAACCATCGCCATGATCGCCATCTGTCTGAGCCTGGGGCAGTTGATTGCCGGCCTGCTGAGCGGCACGGTGTTTGAACTGCCGAACTTCGTTTGCGTGCTGTTCGTCGGGGTGATCCTCAGCAACACGCTGGCCTTCACCGGTTTCTATACCGTGTTCGAGCGGGCGGTATCGGTGCTGGGTAACGTCAGCCTGTCGCTATTCCTGGCGATGGCACTGATGAGCCTGCGCTTGTGGGAGCTGGCCTCGCTGGCGCTGCCGATGCTGGCGATCCTGGCGGTGCAGACGCTGGTCATGGCACTGTACGCGATCTTCGTTACCTACCGGGTGATGGGTAAAAACTACGACGCGGCGGTGCTGGCCGCCGGCCACTGCGGCTTCGGTATGGGCGCCACGCCGACGGCGATCGCTAACATGCAGGCGATCACCGATCGTTTCGGCCCCTCGCACGTGGCGTTTTTGGTGGTGCCCATGGTGGGGGCGTTCTTTATCGATATCGCCAATGCCATCGTCATCAAGCTGTATCTGCTGCTGCCGGTGTTCCCGGCGGTGGGGTGA
- a CDS encoding NCS2 family protein, whose protein sequence is MSMSSSELDAARQAASEPRASELIYRLEDRPPLPQTLFAAGQHLLAMFVAVITPALLICQALGLPAQDTQHIISMSLFASGLASILQIKTWGPVGSGLLSIQGTSFNFVSPLIMGGLALKNGGADVPTMMAALFGTLMVASCTEILLSRVLHLARRIITPLVSGIVVMIIGLSLIQVGLTSIGGGYAAMNDHSFGSPKNLLLAGAVLVVIILLNRQRNPYLRVASLVIAMAVGYLLAWAMDMLPADAPAAPTAAITIPTPLYYGLGFDWNLLLPLMLIFMVTSLETIGDITATSDVSEQPVSGPLYMKRLKGGVLANGLNSMLSAVFNTFPNSCFGQNNGVIQLTGVASRYVGFVVALMLIALGLFPAVAGFVQHIPEPVLGGATIVMFGTIAASGVRIVSRERLNRRAIMIMALSLAVGMGVSQQPLILQFAPDWLKTLLSSGIAAGGITAIVLNLVFPQEHEKK, encoded by the coding sequence ATGAGCATGTCATCCTCCGAGCTTGATGCCGCACGCCAAGCCGCCTCTGAACCCCGCGCCAGTGAACTGATTTACCGCCTGGAAGATCGCCCGCCGCTGCCGCAAACGCTGTTTGCCGCAGGCCAGCATCTGCTGGCGATGTTCGTCGCGGTGATCACTCCGGCCCTGCTGATCTGCCAGGCTCTGGGCCTGCCGGCACAGGATACCCAGCACATCATCAGCATGTCGCTGTTCGCCTCCGGTCTGGCTTCCATTCTGCAAATCAAAACCTGGGGGCCGGTGGGCTCCGGCCTGCTGTCCATTCAGGGCACCAGCTTCAACTTCGTTTCGCCGCTGATCATGGGCGGTCTGGCGCTGAAAAACGGCGGTGCCGACGTGCCGACCATGATGGCCGCGCTGTTCGGCACCCTGATGGTCGCCTCCTGCACCGAAATTTTGCTGTCGCGCGTGCTGCATCTGGCGCGCCGCATCATCACCCCGCTGGTTTCCGGCATCGTGGTGATGATCATCGGTCTGTCGCTGATTCAGGTCGGCCTGACCTCGATCGGCGGCGGCTACGCCGCGATGAACGATCACAGCTTCGGCTCGCCGAAAAACCTGCTGCTGGCCGGCGCGGTGCTGGTCGTGATCATTCTGCTGAATCGCCAGCGCAACCCTTACCTGCGCGTGGCTTCGCTGGTGATCGCCATGGCGGTCGGCTATCTGTTGGCCTGGGCGATGGACATGCTGCCCGCCGACGCACCGGCGGCCCCAACGGCGGCGATCACCATCCCAACGCCACTCTATTACGGCCTGGGCTTCGACTGGAACCTGCTGCTGCCGCTGATGCTGATCTTTATGGTCACCTCGCTGGAAACCATCGGTGACATCACCGCCACCTCCGACGTCTCCGAACAGCCGGTCAGCGGGCCACTGTATATGAAGCGGCTGAAAGGCGGCGTGCTGGCCAACGGCCTGAACTCGATGCTGTCGGCGGTGTTCAACACCTTCCCCAACTCCTGCTTCGGCCAGAACAACGGCGTGATCCAACTGACCGGCGTCGCCAGCCGCTACGTCGGCTTCGTGGTGGCGCTGATGCTGATCGCGCTGGGGCTGTTCCCTGCGGTGGCCGGCTTCGTACAGCACATTCCCGAGCCGGTTCTGGGCGGCGCGACCATCGTGATGTTCGGCACCATCGCCGCCTCTGGCGTGCGCATCGTGTCGCGCGAGCGTCTGAACCGCCGCGCCATCATGATCATGGCACTGTCGCTGGCCGTCGGCATGGGCGTCTCCCAGCAGCCGCTGATCCTGCAGTTCGCGCCGGACTGGCTGAAAACCCTGCTCTCTTCCGGCATCGCCGCCGGCGGTATTACCGCCATCGTGCTGAACCTGGTGTTCCCGCAGGAACACGAGAAAAAGTAA
- the dtd gene encoding D-aminoacyl-tRNA deacylase: MIALIQRVLNASVTVGGETVGKIGPGLLVLLGVEQGDNEQKAQRLCERVLGYRIFGDENDKMNLNVQQAGGSVLVVSQFTLAADTQKGMRPSFSRGAAPQEADRLYQYFVGQCRERGVETQTGEFAADMQVALVNDGPVTFWLQV, translated from the coding sequence ATGATTGCATTGATTCAACGGGTGTTAAACGCCAGCGTCACGGTGGGTGGCGAGACGGTAGGCAAGATTGGCCCCGGTTTGTTAGTGTTATTGGGCGTGGAGCAGGGCGATAACGAGCAAAAAGCGCAGCGCCTGTGCGAACGCGTGTTGGGATACCGCATTTTCGGCGACGAGAACGACAAGATGAATCTCAACGTCCAACAGGCCGGGGGCAGCGTGCTGGTCGTCTCGCAGTTCACCCTGGCGGCGGACACCCAAAAGGGCATGCGGCCCAGCTTCTCGCGCGGCGCCGCGCCGCAGGAAGCCGATCGGTTGTATCAATATTTTGTTGGCCAATGCCGCGAACGCGGCGTAGAGACCCAGACCGGCGAGTTTGCTGCCGACATGCAGGTGGCGCTGGTCAACGACGGTCCGGTGACATTCTGGCTACAGGTCTAA
- a CDS encoding AsmA family protein gives MKFIGKLLLTLLLLIVLAVVVLYLVGQTRWAAGRLSAWISDNSEYRLSIGKITHSWSQPDQIGLEDVQLARSGQPQALVAKRVDLGLSLRQITEPRYFHSVTLRDGTLNMQPQAAALPVQADVLQLSNMALQSNDNEWQLNAQQVTAGITPWRPQAGHLLGDNNQFQFSAGSMTLNGIPASKVLVQGEQKQGQLLLNNFGADLAQGDLTGVASRAADGSWQVDRLRLSGVRMQTPLTLTEFMQRFTTLPPVTLKRFDLIDARLEGKAWAFNDLDLSLQNVSVEKGDWRSEDGSLNFNTSDVVNGGFHLIDPIATLRLSSAGIAIQQFTTRWEGGLLRTSGNWLRAGKRLQLDEVAMAALEYTLPIDWRELWLKPLPDWLAEVYVTKLTTNRNLIIDINPAFPFQITALDGYGSNLLLARDHQWGIWSGSLNLNGSEATFNKIDVRRPSLALNADANQINVTELSAFMPNGLLEAKAVVDQLPGKPFQLTLHGRSIPINTLQQWGWQPVPLTGDGNLELQLKGLLNSDGPFKASLKGNLQATAGDGQTVNQQLP, from the coding sequence ATGAAATTTATCGGAAAGCTGTTGCTGACGTTGCTGCTGCTGATCGTGCTGGCGGTGGTGGTGCTGTACCTGGTCGGGCAAACCCGCTGGGCGGCAGGCCGCCTGAGCGCCTGGATCAGCGACAACAGCGAATACCGCCTGTCGATAGGGAAAATCACCCATTCGTGGAGCCAGCCGGACCAGATCGGTCTGGAAGACGTGCAGCTCGCGCGCAGCGGCCAGCCACAGGCGCTGGTCGCCAAACGCGTCGATCTCGGCCTCAGTCTGCGCCAAATCACCGAACCGCGCTATTTTCACAGCGTCACGCTGCGCGACGGCACGCTGAACATGCAGCCGCAGGCGGCGGCGCTGCCTGTACAGGCCGACGTGCTGCAGCTGAGCAACATGGCGTTGCAGTCCAACGATAACGAGTGGCAGCTCAACGCGCAGCAGGTCACTGCCGGCATCACGCCGTGGCGCCCGCAGGCCGGCCATCTGCTGGGCGACAATAACCAGTTCCAGTTCAGCGCCGGTTCGATGACGCTGAACGGCATCCCCGCGTCGAAGGTGTTGGTGCAAGGGGAGCAAAAACAGGGCCAGCTGCTGTTGAACAACTTCGGCGCCGATCTGGCACAGGGCGATCTGACCGGCGTGGCCAGCCGCGCCGCCGACGGCAGTTGGCAGGTGGATCGCCTGCGGCTGAGCGGCGTGCGCATGCAGACTCCGTTGACGCTGACAGAATTCATGCAGCGATTTACCACCCTGCCGCCGGTCACCCTCAAACGTTTCGATCTGATCGACGCGCGCCTGGAAGGTAAAGCGTGGGCGTTTAACGATCTCGATTTGTCGCTGCAAAACGTCAGCGTCGAAAAAGGCGACTGGCGCAGCGAAGACGGCTCGCTCAACTTCAACACCAGCGATGTGGTCAACGGCGGTTTCCACCTGATCGACCCGATCGCCACTCTGCGGCTCTCTTCGGCCGGCATCGCCATTCAGCAATTTACCACCCGCTGGGAAGGTGGGCTGCTGCGCACCTCCGGCAACTGGCTGCGCGCCGGCAAACGCCTGCAGCTGGATGAAGTGGCCATGGCGGCACTGGAGTACACCCTGCCGATCGACTGGCGCGAGCTGTGGCTGAAACCGCTGCCGGACTGGCTGGCGGAGGTATACGTCACCAAGCTGACCACCAACCGCAATCTGATCATCGATATCAACCCGGCATTCCCGTTCCAGATCACCGCGCTGGACGGCTATGGCAGCAATCTGCTGCTGGCGCGCGATCACCAGTGGGGCATATGGTCCGGCTCGCTGAACCTGAACGGCAGCGAGGCCACCTTCAACAAGATAGACGTGCGCCGCCCTTCGCTGGCGCTGAACGCCGACGCCAATCAGATCAATGTCACCGAGCTCAGCGCCTTTATGCCTAATGGGTTGCTTGAGGCCAAAGCGGTCGTCGATCAGCTGCCGGGCAAACCGTTCCAGCTGACGCTGCACGGCCGCTCGATACCAATCAACACCTTGCAGCAATGGGGATGGCAGCCAGTACCGCTAACGGGCGACGGCAATCTTGAACTGCAGTTGAAAGGGTTGCTGAACAGCGACGGGCCGTTCAAAGCCTCGTTGAAGGGCAATCTGCAGGCCACCGCCGGCGACGGCCAGACGGTGAACCAACAACTGCCATAA